The following proteins are encoded in a genomic region of Pseudodesulfovibrio mercurii:
- a CDS encoding DHH family phosphoesterase, whose protein sequence is MALFRQLDDQVDQLLGLFKKEDNWLIVINADPDALGSALALKRIMTRRVNAAAIAQINEIKRPDNLSMIRYCRIPTQKLIPNLAAQYDKFALVDSQPHHNPEFKPFQFTVVIDHHPIQQENLVSADFVDIRPKYGAVCTMMTEYLYNMKIRPAKLLATALMYGIRCDTRTFEREFIDADMAAFKYLSKFADSKLMNRISRSEFHLDWMRYFSRAFYNLRRIGHGLFAHCGNVDNPDILVIVADFFTRAHNVAWVVVSGTADDKLVCIFRGDGLRRDMGTMAQKIMNGLGSAGGHKQAARAEVELSALDGVDPEIFMLKRLGHGRKSPIRRI, encoded by the coding sequence GTGGCACTTTTCCGACAACTTGACGACCAGGTCGATCAACTGCTCGGCCTGTTCAAGAAAGAAGACAACTGGCTGATCGTCATCAACGCCGACCCGGACGCACTGGGCTCGGCGTTGGCCCTCAAACGGATCATGACCCGGCGGGTGAACGCCGCGGCCATCGCGCAGATCAACGAGATCAAGCGCCCGGACAACCTGTCCATGATCCGCTACTGCCGCATCCCCACCCAGAAGCTCATCCCGAACCTCGCGGCCCAGTACGACAAATTCGCCCTGGTGGATTCCCAACCCCACCACAACCCCGAATTCAAGCCCTTCCAGTTCACGGTGGTCATCGACCACCACCCCATCCAGCAGGAGAACCTGGTCAGCGCCGACTTCGTGGACATCCGGCCCAAGTACGGCGCGGTCTGCACCATGATGACCGAGTACCTGTACAACATGAAGATCCGCCCGGCCAAGCTGCTGGCCACGGCGCTCATGTACGGCATCCGCTGCGACACCAGGACCTTCGAGCGCGAGTTCATCGACGCGGACATGGCCGCCTTCAAGTACCTGAGCAAGTTCGCGGACTCCAAGCTGATGAACCGCATCAGCCGCAGCGAATTCCATCTGGACTGGATGCGCTATTTCTCGCGCGCCTTCTACAACCTGCGGCGCATCGGCCACGGGCTGTTCGCCCACTGCGGCAACGTGGACAACCCGGACATCCTGGTCATCGTGGCCGACTTCTTCACCCGGGCGCACAACGTGGCCTGGGTGGTGGTCTCGGGCACGGCGGACGACAAGCTGGTGTGCATCTTCCGGGGCGACGGGCTCAGGCGCGACATGGGCACCATGGCCCAGAAAATCATGAACGGGCTCGGCTCGGCGGGCGGGCACAAGCAGGCCGCGCGGGCCGAGGTGGAGCTGTCCGCCCTGGACGGCGTGGACCCGGAAATCTTCATGCTCAAGCGCCTCGGGCACGGGCGCAAGTCGCCCATCCGCAGAATCTGA
- a CDS encoding bifunctional adenosylcobinamide kinase/adenosylcobinamide-phosphate guanylyltransferase — protein sequence MITLVLGGNKSGKSDFALDLLARCPGPALFVATGKARDMEFREQIRRHRVSRGPEIEVMETAEDLPQRLQKAKFSFPAILVDSLDYWLFACGEAGCEPDNVAEFLGVLNDWGSTDLILVSCETGLGPLPAGSAVRAFVRSLGALNQAVAVRADQAYLVAAGLPLTLKQG from the coding sequence ATGATCACATTGGTGCTCGGCGGCAACAAATCCGGAAAATCCGATTTCGCCCTCGATTTATTGGCCCGATGCCCCGGTCCGGCCCTGTTCGTGGCCACGGGCAAGGCACGGGACATGGAATTTCGCGAGCAGATACGCCGACACCGGGTCAGCCGGGGGCCGGAAATCGAAGTGATGGAAACGGCCGAGGACTTGCCTCAACGGCTTCAAAAGGCTAAATTCTCGTTTCCGGCCATTCTGGTGGACAGCCTGGACTACTGGTTGTTCGCCTGCGGCGAGGCCGGATGCGAGCCGGACAATGTTGCGGAATTCCTCGGAGTTCTCAACGACTGGGGCTCCACGGACTTGATACTCGTCTCCTGTGAGACAGGGCTTGGACCGTTGCCCGCAGGCAGTGCGGTCCGGGCCTTCGTGCGGAGCCTCGGCGCGCTCAACCAAGCTGTCGCCGTGCGGGCCGACCAGGCGTACCTGGTGGCGGCCGGCTTGCCGTTAACCCTGAAACAGGGATAA
- the cbiR gene encoding cobamide remodeling phosphodiesterase CbiR yields MPRNPKSTKPAGSPPAPGPDRQKHAGSDTLSVRQVEEKWGVRFPFPLAAPSSVLRAGLAENSVFLADYFPEIAILFFETEACLAYTEEDMPPSLADLPCTWHVHMPLDLPWQAGFETVWRKIDGLVDKLAPVSPRVYVLHPPTAPDMLLPLADRLRDKGVDPARFLIENVGQCNLTRVWDEVVEGGYSACLDIGHIQAYGQRDILQLPGLWDRVRMLHIYGAERDMRHWPLRELDPVGQVLLRAMLDRASDFTVTIELFRKEELFDSLDLLGRWFADWSEKK; encoded by the coding sequence ATGCCCCGAAATCCCAAGTCAACAAAACCGGCGGGTTCCCCGCCCGCCCCCGGACCAGACCGGCAAAAACATGCCGGTTCCGACACCCTGTCCGTGCGCCAGGTGGAGGAAAAATGGGGCGTGCGCTTCCCCTTCCCCCTGGCCGCTCCCTCGTCCGTGCTACGCGCGGGCCTGGCCGAGAACAGCGTGTTCCTGGCCGACTATTTCCCGGAAATCGCCATCCTCTTCTTCGAGACCGAGGCCTGCCTGGCCTACACCGAGGAGGACATGCCCCCGAGCCTGGCCGACCTGCCCTGCACCTGGCACGTGCACATGCCGCTGGACCTGCCGTGGCAGGCCGGGTTCGAGACCGTGTGGCGAAAGATCGACGGGCTGGTGGACAAGCTCGCCCCGGTCTCGCCCCGGGTCTACGTGCTCCATCCGCCGACCGCGCCGGACATGCTCCTGCCCCTGGCCGACCGGCTGCGCGACAAGGGCGTGGACCCGGCCCGCTTCCTGATCGAGAACGTGGGCCAGTGCAACCTGACCCGGGTCTGGGACGAGGTGGTCGAGGGCGGCTACTCGGCCTGCCTGGACATCGGCCACATCCAGGCCTACGGCCAGCGCGACATCCTGCAACTGCCCGGCCTGTGGGACCGGGTGCGTATGCTCCACATCTACGGGGCCGAACGGGACATGCGCCACTGGCCCCTGCGCGAGCTGGACCCCGTGGGCCAGGTCCTGCTGCGGGCCATGCTCGACCGGGCGTCGGACTTCACCGTGACCATCGAACTCTTTCGCAAGGAGGAGCTGTTCGACTCCCTGGACCTCCTGGGCCGATGGTTTGCCGACTGGAGCGAAAAAAAATGA